One part of the Cystobacter ferrugineus genome encodes these proteins:
- a CDS encoding RDD family protein: protein MSAAPELYASSRRHGLRVVDEKEAAGSPYPKASLWLRLGARLVDVLVAWGFYVVGGGAGSVLALLFLLLADGMLQGQSVGKRIFGVKVMHLPTRSAARHRDSTLRNAPLALIVLLGMMPEPLGRVAFLAGLVVIGGVEALRVVRDPLGWRLGDTWAQTQVVDGKVVAGATTAARSPVTPARVPGRFLSAARVRRGRSFQKSTRGKPCASR, encoded by the coding sequence GTGAGTGCTGCCCCGGAGTTGTACGCCTCCTCGCGCCGCCATGGCCTGCGCGTGGTGGACGAGAAGGAGGCCGCCGGCTCGCCCTATCCCAAGGCCTCGCTGTGGCTGCGGCTGGGGGCGCGCCTGGTGGACGTGCTCGTGGCCTGGGGCTTCTACGTGGTGGGCGGTGGCGCGGGCAGTGTGCTGGCGCTGCTCTTCCTGCTCCTGGCCGACGGCATGCTCCAGGGCCAGAGCGTGGGCAAGCGCATCTTCGGCGTGAAGGTCATGCACCTGCCCACGCGCTCGGCCGCGCGCCACCGTGACAGCACCTTGCGCAACGCGCCCCTGGCCCTCATCGTCCTGCTCGGGATGATGCCCGAGCCCCTGGGCCGCGTGGCCTTCCTCGCCGGGCTCGTCGTCATTGGCGGCGTGGAGGCCCTGCGCGTGGTGAGGGATCCGCTGGGCTGGAGGCTCGGAGATACGTGGGCCCAGACCCAGGTGGTGGACGGCAAGGTCGTCGCCGGAGCCACCACCGCCGCTCGTTCGCCCGTGACGCCCGCGCGCGTCCCGGGCCGTTTCCTTTCCGCGGCCCGGGTGCGTCGGGGCCGCTCATTTCAGAAGTCCACAAGGGGAAAGCCGTGCGCATCGCGCTGA
- a CDS encoding serine/threonine-protein kinase: protein MDPVRDLQPISPESDTERFIIWQPGLTVGRYNLLTRLAVGGMAEIWLARQGGPQGFEKFIAIKRILDSLSSDADFVGMFLDEARLAAQLNHPHIVQIIDLGEEEGAYYIAMEYLPGENLASIARACARQKKQLPLAHAVRIIAHAAEGLAYAHAKLGPDGALLGIVHRDVSPQNILVTYEGVVKVLDFGIAKAATRESQTMAGQVRGKAAYMSPEQARGQPLDARSDIFSLGIVLFELVTGTRLFPSMEPLAAMNALAGETPLPDAHERNPCVPESLSRIICRALARNPSQRYISARHFQAALEEWLRGQPEVPDSTDLSSYMTELFADRIQERARLLEAARSGDLTPSSARRVVGRIQSVASMPSRVITTRELTVEQATPHQQQRRWPWLAGAAVVSLLALAGVVFALRGSPARSPTPQAPPVAARPPPPAGPPVLTIETEPSGARLLVDGQDVGVSPLTLQTLTLGQHRVTASLEGRESEERTVKLSHPGERTLVMLELSAPRQAPASASVVVPETSEPQAPAAAASARASARASAEPHAASVARTAKRAMGRLTLDTKPWTYVYLRGRKLGDTPLIEVPLPAGRHQLKLVNESKDISTVIEVEIRAGQNTSKKLQL from the coding sequence GTGGACCCCGTGCGTGACCTCCAGCCCATCTCCCCGGAGAGTGATACCGAGCGCTTCATCATCTGGCAGCCGGGGCTGACCGTGGGCCGCTACAACCTGTTGACGCGGCTCGCCGTGGGCGGAATGGCGGAGATCTGGCTCGCGCGCCAGGGGGGCCCCCAGGGCTTCGAGAAGTTCATCGCCATCAAGCGCATCCTCGACTCGCTGAGCTCGGACGCGGACTTCGTGGGGATGTTCCTCGACGAGGCGCGGCTCGCCGCGCAGCTCAACCACCCGCACATCGTTCAAATCATCGATCTGGGAGAGGAAGAAGGGGCCTACTACATCGCGATGGAGTACCTGCCAGGAGAGAACCTGGCCTCCATCGCCCGGGCCTGCGCGCGCCAGAAAAAGCAGCTCCCCCTGGCCCACGCGGTGCGCATCATCGCGCACGCCGCCGAGGGCCTGGCCTACGCCCACGCGAAGCTGGGACCGGATGGGGCGCTGCTCGGCATCGTCCACCGCGACGTGTCACCGCAGAACATCCTGGTCACCTATGAAGGCGTGGTGAAGGTCCTGGACTTCGGGATCGCCAAGGCCGCCACGCGCGAGAGCCAGACCATGGCGGGCCAGGTGCGCGGCAAGGCGGCGTACATGTCGCCCGAGCAGGCGCGAGGCCAGCCCCTCGACGCGCGCAGCGACATCTTCTCGCTGGGCATCGTCCTCTTCGAGCTGGTGACGGGCACGCGGCTGTTCCCCTCCATGGAGCCGCTCGCCGCGATGAACGCGCTGGCCGGTGAGACGCCGCTGCCCGACGCCCACGAGCGCAACCCGTGCGTCCCCGAGTCGCTCAGCCGCATCATCTGCCGGGCCCTCGCGCGCAACCCCAGCCAGCGCTACATCAGCGCCCGCCACTTCCAGGCCGCCCTGGAAGAGTGGCTGCGCGGCCAGCCCGAGGTGCCGGACTCCACCGATCTGTCCAGCTACATGACGGAGCTCTTCGCGGATCGCATCCAGGAGCGCGCCCGGCTGCTGGAGGCGGCGCGCTCCGGGGATCTCACCCCCTCGAGTGCCCGCCGGGTGGTGGGGCGCATCCAGTCCGTGGCGTCGATGCCCTCGCGGGTGATCACGACGCGGGAGCTCACCGTCGAGCAGGCCACCCCCCACCAGCAGCAGCGCCGCTGGCCGTGGCTCGCCGGCGCCGCCGTGGTGTCGCTGCTCGCCCTCGCGGGAGTGGTGTTCGCCCTGCGCGGCTCACCGGCCAGGTCCCCCACCCCCCAGGCGCCTCCGGTCGCCGCGCGCCCCCCCCCGCCCGCGGGGCCGCCCGTGCTCACCATCGAGACGGAGCCCTCCGGGGCCCGGCTCCTGGTGGACGGCCAGGACGTGGGGGTGTCGCCCCTGACGCTCCAGACGCTCACCCTGGGCCAGCACCGGGTCACGGCCTCGCTCGAGGGCCGGGAGTCCGAGGAACGCACGGTGAAGCTGTCCCACCCGGGCGAGCGGACCCTGGTGATGCTCGAGTTGTCCGCCCCGCGGCAGGCCCCTGCTTCCGCCTCCGTGGTCGTCCCGGAGACCTCCGAGCCCCAGGCCCCCGCGGCCGCGGCGTCCGCCCGGGCGTCCGCCCGGGCGTCCGCGGAGCCCCATGCCGCCTCGGTGGCGCGCACGGCGAAGCGCGCCATGGGCCGGCTGACCCTGGACACCAAACCCTGGACCTACGTCTATCTGCGCGGGAGGAAGCTCGGGGACACCCCCCTCATCGAGGTCCCCCTCCCCGCGGGGCGGCACCAGCTCAAGCTCGTCAACGAGAGCAAGGACATCTCCACCGTCATCGAAGTGGAGATCCGCGCCGGACAGAACACGAGCAAGAAGCTGCAACTGTGA
- the hemB gene encoding porphobilinogen synthase gives MAFPIHRPRRLRRTSALREMVRETTLAPSNFIYPLFVVEGRDVRRPIASMPGIFNLSLEHALAEARQAYALGVKSVILFGIPDHKDARGSQAYAREGIVQRAVRELKNALPELIVIVDVCLCEYTDHGHCGVIEGGHVLNDDTLPLLAQMAVTCAQAGADIIAPSDMMDGRVAAIRSALDEVSLTDVPIMAYAAKYASGFYGPFREAAQSTPQFGDRRGYQMDPGNVREALREVDLDLEEGADMVMVKPALSYLDIIRVVRDRVDVPVVAYNVSGEYSMVKAAAQNGWIDGDRLMLEILTSIKRAGAEQIITYHALEASKLLG, from the coding sequence ATGGCCTTTCCGATCCATCGCCCCCGCCGGCTGCGCCGCACCTCGGCCCTTCGTGAGATGGTGCGCGAGACGACGCTCGCGCCCTCCAACTTCATCTACCCGCTCTTCGTCGTGGAGGGGCGGGACGTGCGCCGGCCCATCGCTTCCATGCCGGGCATCTTCAACCTGTCGCTCGAGCATGCGCTCGCCGAGGCCCGTCAGGCCTACGCGCTGGGCGTCAAGTCGGTGATCCTCTTCGGCATCCCCGACCACAAGGACGCCCGGGGTTCGCAGGCCTACGCGCGCGAGGGCATCGTCCAGCGCGCCGTGCGCGAGCTCAAGAACGCCCTGCCGGAGCTGATCGTCATCGTGGACGTGTGCCTGTGCGAGTACACGGACCACGGTCACTGTGGCGTCATCGAGGGCGGCCATGTCCTCAACGACGACACGCTGCCCCTGCTCGCGCAAATGGCCGTCACGTGCGCCCAGGCGGGCGCGGACATCATCGCCCCCTCGGACATGATGGATGGGCGTGTGGCCGCCATCCGCTCGGCGCTCGACGAGGTGAGCCTCACCGACGTGCCCATCATGGCCTACGCCGCCAAGTACGCCTCGGGCTTCTACGGGCCCTTCCGCGAGGCCGCCCAGAGCACGCCCCAGTTCGGCGATCGCCGCGGCTACCAGATGGATCCCGGCAACGTGCGCGAGGCCCTGCGCGAGGTGGACCTGGACCTGGAGGAGGGCGCGGACATGGTCATGGTCAAGCCCGCGCTGTCCTACCTGGACATCATCCGCGTGGTGCGTGATCGCGTGGATGTGCCCGTGGTGGCCTACAACGTGTCCGGCGAGTACTCCATGGTGAAGGCCGCCGCCCAGAACGGGTGGATCGACGGGGATCGGCTGATGTTGGAGATTCTCACCTCCATCAAGCGTGCCGGCGCCGAGCAGATCATCACCTACCACGCGCTCGAGGCGTCGAAGTTGCTCGGCTGA
- a CDS encoding ABC transporter ATP-binding protein: protein MTAIEVVGLQKTYRRAFRPGHEALRGVDLRVPVGSAFGLIGPNGAGKTTFIKSILGIVQPTAGTVRVLGGSPEDPRIRARIGYLPERLHLPGSWKPHAFLSTVARLKGLEPERAGIPRLLERVGLGDALERRIGGYSKGMRQRLGLAAALMGEPELLILDEPTDGIDPLGRVEVRRLLQEEVRRGTTLFLNSHLLAETERVCDRVAILARGQVLREGRLGELASNQSRWLARFEPGADAEALARAGFTAAGPEGRYLVEAADAAGLNAALDKARATGALLVELKRDAQDLETVLASAMEVAA, encoded by the coding sequence GTGACGGCCATCGAAGTCGTGGGACTGCAGAAGACCTACCGGCGTGCGTTCCGCCCGGGTCATGAGGCGCTCCGGGGCGTGGATCTGCGCGTCCCCGTGGGTAGCGCGTTCGGGTTGATTGGACCGAATGGCGCGGGGAAGACGACGTTCATCAAGAGCATCCTGGGCATCGTGCAGCCCACGGCGGGCACGGTGCGGGTGTTGGGGGGCTCGCCGGAGGATCCCCGCATCCGCGCGCGCATCGGCTACCTGCCCGAGCGTTTGCACCTGCCCGGCTCCTGGAAGCCACACGCGTTCCTCTCCACCGTGGCGCGGCTCAAGGGGCTGGAGCCGGAGCGGGCCGGAATCCCGCGTCTGCTCGAGCGCGTGGGGCTCGGGGACGCGCTGGAGCGGCGCATCGGCGGCTACTCCAAGGGCATGCGCCAGCGGCTGGGGCTCGCGGCGGCGCTGATGGGCGAGCCCGAGCTGCTCATCCTGGACGAGCCCACCGACGGCATCGATCCACTGGGCCGGGTGGAGGTGCGGCGGCTGCTCCAGGAGGAGGTGCGGCGCGGCACCACGCTCTTCCTCAACTCGCACCTGCTCGCGGAGACCGAGCGGGTGTGTGATCGCGTGGCGATCCTCGCCCGCGGCCAGGTGCTGCGCGAGGGGCGGCTCGGGGAGCTGGCGTCGAACCAGAGCCGGTGGCTGGCGCGCTTCGAGCCGGGCGCGGACGCCGAGGCGCTCGCGCGCGCGGGCTTCACGGCGGCGGGACCCGAGGGGCGATACCTCGTGGAAGCAGCGGACGCGGCGGGGCTGAACGCGGCGTTGGACAAGGCGCGCGCCACGGGAGCGCTGCTGGTGGAGCTCAAGCGCGACGCACAGGATCTGGAGACGGTGTTGGCCTCGGCCATGGAGGTGGCGGCATGA
- a CDS encoding ATP-binding protein: MHATLLGLPEPVSDELERAFRAEGLALECRRLSPAKPSLPQVFPPGLVLLWEEEGSLEQAVSTCRQLASVCALSRSWLFVLTRRDASEQSELILAGASECISPSGEHWAPNLLTHVRHLRIPTREGTPKGGRAHSRVPPEQALQTLLSATTADLGHDFFRTLVKQLAEAFRVTCAMVGEMLPEQDSIQTLAFWSRGAFQGTVTYPLSGTPCHNAVLHSICHYADDVSRHFPEDLMLTDLGLRGYLGSALRSSRGEVIGVLAILHDQLLDAGELDFSLLGAFATRAGAELERIRAQAELERTRDFLRNTLEAVPDPIFVKDRNHRVLVVNSALCRLVGRPASELLGQRSIDVMPEYQEQSAWEQDEQSFASGQPGESEQSFIDGTGMNRTIVTRRAVFPGADGQPSLVSVLRDLTERKRLETQLRLADRMTSMGTLAASVAHEINNPLSYVCANISYLGEQLAGDTFSPELLAELRQVMVETQEGAARVRAIVQDLKSFARGDEEHQGPVDVHRVIESAARLVRNELQRYNAQLEQVLEPVPLVLGNASRLGQVLVNLLVNAMQAFPEARSENNRIRVLTRREGPRRVVVEVEDNGKGMSQEVIERIFDPFFTTKPVGVGTGLGLSICHTIVQSMGGQIDVRSVPGRGTTFVLALVGIEEDKGERKNGSTPLVEESASLRPYAAG; this comes from the coding sequence ATGCACGCAACCCTCCTGGGCCTCCCGGAGCCGGTGAGTGACGAGTTGGAGCGGGCGTTTCGCGCCGAGGGGCTCGCCCTCGAGTGCCGCCGACTGTCACCTGCTAAACCCTCTCTTCCCCAGGTGTTCCCCCCGGGTCTGGTGCTGCTGTGGGAGGAAGAAGGGTCGCTGGAGCAGGCGGTCAGTACCTGCCGGCAGCTCGCCTCCGTGTGCGCGCTGTCCCGCTCCTGGCTCTTCGTGTTGACGCGCCGCGATGCGAGTGAGCAGTCGGAGCTGATCCTCGCCGGTGCCAGCGAGTGCATCTCGCCGTCGGGAGAGCACTGGGCCCCCAACCTGCTCACGCACGTGCGGCACCTGCGCATCCCCACGCGAGAGGGGACTCCGAAGGGCGGGCGGGCCCACTCGCGCGTCCCCCCCGAGCAGGCCCTGCAGACGCTGTTGTCGGCCACCACGGCCGACCTCGGCCACGACTTCTTCCGCACCCTGGTGAAGCAGCTCGCCGAGGCCTTCCGCGTCACCTGCGCCATGGTGGGCGAGATGCTCCCGGAGCAGGACTCCATCCAGACACTCGCCTTCTGGAGCCGCGGGGCCTTCCAGGGCACGGTGACCTATCCGCTCAGCGGCACGCCCTGTCACAACGCCGTCCTCCACTCCATCTGTCACTACGCGGACGACGTGAGCCGGCACTTCCCCGAGGATCTGATGCTCACGGACCTCGGCCTGCGCGGCTACCTGGGCTCGGCCCTGCGCAGCTCTCGTGGCGAGGTCATCGGGGTGCTCGCCATCCTGCATGATCAACTGCTCGACGCGGGCGAGCTGGACTTCTCCCTGCTGGGCGCGTTCGCGACCCGCGCGGGCGCGGAGCTGGAGCGCATCCGGGCCCAGGCCGAGCTGGAGCGCACGCGCGACTTCCTGCGCAACACGCTCGAGGCCGTGCCGGATCCCATCTTCGTCAAGGATCGCAACCACCGCGTGCTGGTGGTCAACAGCGCCCTGTGCCGGCTCGTGGGCCGCCCGGCGTCGGAGTTGTTGGGCCAGCGCAGCATCGACGTCATGCCCGAGTACCAGGAGCAGAGCGCCTGGGAACAGGACGAGCAGAGCTTCGCCTCGGGCCAGCCCGGCGAGAGCGAGCAGAGCTTCATCGACGGCACCGGGATGAACCGCACCATCGTCACCCGGCGGGCCGTCTTCCCCGGCGCCGACGGGCAGCCCTCCCTGGTGTCCGTCCTCCGGGATCTCACCGAGCGCAAGCGCCTGGAGACGCAGCTCCGCCTGGCGGACCGGATGACGTCCATGGGGACGCTGGCGGCCAGCGTGGCGCACGAAATCAACAACCCCCTGTCCTACGTCTGCGCCAACATCTCCTATCTGGGCGAGCAGCTCGCCGGGGACACGTTCTCTCCCGAGCTGCTGGCCGAGCTGCGCCAGGTGATGGTGGAGACCCAGGAGGGCGCCGCCCGCGTGCGCGCCATCGTCCAGGACCTGAAGTCCTTCGCGCGAGGGGACGAGGAGCACCAGGGGCCCGTCGACGTGCACCGGGTCATCGAGAGCGCGGCGCGCCTGGTGCGCAACGAGTTGCAGCGCTACAACGCCCAGTTGGAGCAGGTGCTCGAGCCGGTGCCCCTGGTACTGGGCAACGCGTCACGCCTGGGCCAGGTGCTGGTGAACCTGCTGGTGAACGCGATGCAGGCGTTCCCCGAGGCCCGTTCGGAGAACAACCGCATCCGCGTGCTCACCCGGAGGGAAGGGCCGCGGCGCGTGGTGGTGGAGGTGGAGGACAATGGCAAGGGGATGAGCCAGGAGGTGATCGAGCGCATCTTCGATCCCTTCTTCACCACCAAACCGGTGGGCGTGGGCACGGGGCTGGGCCTGTCCATCTGCCACACCATCGTCCAATCCATGGGCGGGCAGATCGACGTGCGCAGCGTGCCCGGACGCGGCACCACCTTCGTGCTGGCGCTGGTGGGCATCGAGGAGGACAAGGGGGAGCGCAAGAACGGCTCGACGCCCCTGGTCGAGGAGTCCGCGTCCCTGCGCCCCTACGCCGCCGGCTAG
- a CDS encoding D-alanine--D-alanine ligase family protein, translated as MRIALTYNLKLSDSEEEAEFDSQETVNTLAAAIERLGHRLERFEVSGPASRTVARLEAYSPDLIFNIAEGRRGRFREAFYPALFEELGFAYTGSDAYALAITLDKQLTKLVLSKHGIRTPGWQFVEHLNELKVEELRFPVIIKPNFEGSSKGITQDSVAETVEEARTKVAHALSRYPNGVLVEEFIRGTDITVPYLAAVQNDHDGVLSPVSYDIDPAAIAGRKYDIYDYELKTKRESAVKVRAPARLPVKIVEELRTVSKKIIAVLDCRDLGRIDFRLSDAGVPYFLELNALPSLEQGAGIYASAALEGVHLDGVVNAIIQSAGRRYKIKDGRRQGKPARKTGPLRVGFTYNVKRVKPTAEPGATEDSEAEYDSPTTLQAIREAIASWGHEVVDLEATAELPSVLASTPLDIVFNIAEGFKGRNRESQVPAMLELLDIPYTGSDPATLSIALDKALAKKIVRQAGIHTPIFQLMHTGKERLNKEFTSFPLIVKPVAEGSSKGVVSKSVCGNEAELREVVKEIVTKYQQPALIEEYIGGREFTVGLLGERRPRVLPPMEIVFLDKAEKNPIYSFQHKLDWNDRIRYDAPAKLEPALLEKLRTAARGSFMALGCRDVARIDFRMDDKGRLYFIECNPLPGLTPGWSDLVLIAQGAGMDYRGLIGEIMAPAIRRYKEREARRAADESALMKLALEKAAQEKASPSEDKSTGNGSGGGGSSSEAAPRMEMKA; from the coding sequence GTGCGCATCGCGCTGACGTACAACCTCAAGCTGTCCGACTCGGAAGAAGAGGCGGAGTTCGACTCCCAGGAGACGGTGAACACGCTGGCCGCGGCCATCGAGCGGCTCGGCCACCGGCTGGAGCGCTTCGAGGTGAGCGGACCCGCCTCGCGCACCGTGGCTCGCCTGGAGGCCTACAGTCCGGATCTCATCTTCAACATCGCCGAGGGCCGCCGGGGCCGCTTCCGTGAGGCTTTCTATCCCGCGCTCTTCGAGGAGCTGGGCTTCGCCTACACGGGCTCGGATGCCTACGCGCTGGCCATCACCCTGGACAAGCAGCTCACCAAGCTGGTGCTCAGCAAGCACGGCATCCGCACCCCGGGCTGGCAGTTCGTCGAGCACCTCAACGAGCTGAAGGTCGAGGAGCTGCGCTTTCCCGTCATCATCAAGCCCAACTTCGAGGGCTCCTCCAAGGGCATCACCCAGGACTCGGTGGCCGAGACCGTCGAGGAGGCCCGGACGAAGGTGGCCCACGCGCTCTCGCGCTATCCCAATGGCGTGCTGGTGGAGGAGTTCATCCGGGGCACCGACATCACCGTGCCGTACCTGGCGGCGGTGCAGAACGACCATGACGGCGTGCTCAGCCCGGTGTCGTACGACATCGATCCGGCCGCCATCGCCGGGCGCAAGTACGACATCTACGACTACGAGTTGAAGACGAAGCGCGAGAGCGCCGTCAAGGTGCGCGCCCCGGCCCGGCTCCCGGTGAAGATCGTCGAGGAGCTGCGCACGGTGTCCAAGAAGATCATCGCGGTGCTCGACTGCCGGGACCTGGGGCGCATCGACTTCCGGTTGAGCGACGCGGGCGTGCCGTACTTCCTGGAGCTCAACGCACTGCCGAGCCTGGAGCAGGGCGCGGGCATCTACGCCTCGGCGGCGCTGGAGGGCGTGCACCTGGACGGCGTCGTCAACGCCATCATCCAGAGCGCGGGGCGGCGCTACAAGATCAAGGACGGCCGGCGCCAGGGCAAGCCCGCGCGCAAGACGGGCCCCTTGCGCGTGGGTTTCACCTACAACGTCAAGCGCGTGAAGCCCACGGCCGAGCCTGGGGCCACCGAGGACAGCGAGGCCGAGTACGACTCGCCCACCACGCTGCAGGCCATCCGCGAGGCCATCGCCTCATGGGGCCACGAGGTGGTGGACCTGGAGGCCACGGCGGAGCTGCCCAGCGTGCTCGCGAGCACGCCGTTGGACATCGTCTTCAACATCGCCGAGGGCTTCAAGGGCCGCAACCGCGAGAGCCAGGTGCCCGCGATGCTGGAGCTGTTGGACATCCCCTACACGGGCAGCGATCCGGCCACGCTCTCCATCGCGTTGGACAAGGCGCTGGCGAAGAAGATCGTCCGTCAGGCGGGCATCCACACGCCCATCTTCCAGCTCATGCACACGGGCAAGGAGCGGCTCAACAAGGAGTTCACCTCCTTCCCGCTCATCGTGAAGCCGGTGGCGGAGGGCTCCTCCAAGGGCGTGGTGAGCAAGAGCGTGTGCGGCAACGAGGCGGAGCTGCGCGAGGTGGTCAAGGAGATCGTCACCAAGTACCAGCAGCCCGCGCTCATCGAGGAGTACATCGGGGGACGCGAGTTCACGGTGGGCCTGCTCGGCGAGCGGCGCCCGCGCGTGCTGCCGCCCATGGAGATCGTCTTCCTGGACAAGGCGGAGAAGAACCCCATCTACAGCTTCCAGCACAAGCTGGATTGGAACGATCGCATCCGCTACGACGCGCCGGCGAAGCTGGAGCCCGCGTTGCTGGAGAAGCTGCGCACGGCGGCGCGCGGCTCGTTCATGGCGCTGGGGTGCCGGGACGTGGCGCGCATCGACTTCCGCATGGACGACAAGGGCCGGCTGTATTTCATCGAGTGCAACCCGCTGCCGGGCCTGACGCCGGGGTGGAGCGACCTGGTGCTCATCGCCCAGGGGGCGGGCATGGACTACCGGGGGCTCATCGGGGAGATCATGGCCCCGGCCATCCGCCGCTACAAGGAGCGCGAGGCGCGGCGCGCCGCGGACGAGAGCGCCCTGATGAAGCTGGCGCTGGAGAAGGCCGCCCAGGAGAAGGCCTCTCCGTCCGAGGACAAGTCCACCGGGAACGGGAGTGGGGGAGGGGGCTCCTCCAGTGAGGCCGCCCCCCGCATGGAGATGAAGGCCTGA